The proteins below come from a single Saccharophagus degradans 2-40 genomic window:
- a CDS encoding glycoside hydrolase family 27 protein, which translates to MQKITRLAALVVAGLCLLGTQAQAKKFEHLAQTPPMGWNSWNNFGCDVDEKLIKETADYMVSSGMKDAGYEYVNIDDCWHGERDANGFIQADPERFPSGIKALADYVHSKGLKFGIYSDAGWTTCGGKPGSRGYEFQDAQMYAKWGVDYLKYDWCATDGLKAEGAYQTMREAIHKAGRPMVFSICEWGDNQPWEWAKPIGHLWRTTGDIYNCFDCEYDHGTWSSWGVLQILDMQDDLRQYAGPGHWNDPDMMEVGNGMTEAEDRSHFSMWAMLAAPLIAGNDIRNMSEATRKILTNKAVIAVDQDELGVQGFKYSSKNGVEVWFKPLANDEWAMAVLNRNKGEVKFEFKWRNEVVKDELTHRTITFNEQKFDWQDLWNKSNKGHTKKFLKTKIAGHDTLMFRLTPAKN; encoded by the coding sequence ATGCAAAAAATTACACGTTTAGCGGCGTTAGTCGTCGCTGGCTTGTGCCTGCTAGGTACGCAGGCGCAGGCGAAAAAGTTTGAACACTTAGCCCAAACCCCGCCTATGGGGTGGAATAGCTGGAACAATTTTGGCTGTGATGTAGATGAAAAGCTCATCAAGGAAACGGCTGATTATATGGTTTCTTCCGGCATGAAAGACGCGGGATATGAGTATGTAAACATAGACGATTGCTGGCATGGTGAGCGCGATGCTAATGGTTTTATTCAGGCAGACCCCGAGCGGTTTCCTTCCGGTATTAAAGCGCTTGCCGACTATGTTCATTCGAAGGGGCTGAAGTTTGGTATTTATTCTGACGCGGGTTGGACCACCTGCGGCGGTAAACCGGGCAGTCGTGGGTACGAGTTTCAAGATGCACAAATGTATGCGAAATGGGGCGTGGATTATCTTAAATACGATTGGTGCGCTACAGATGGCTTAAAGGCCGAAGGCGCATATCAAACAATGCGTGAAGCCATTCATAAAGCCGGTAGACCAATGGTATTTAGCATTTGCGAGTGGGGCGACAACCAGCCTTGGGAGTGGGCCAAACCTATTGGGCATCTATGGCGTACCACGGGTGATATCTACAACTGTTTCGATTGCGAATATGACCACGGTACTTGGTCTTCCTGGGGTGTATTGCAAATTTTGGATATGCAAGACGACCTAAGGCAGTACGCTGGGCCAGGCCATTGGAACGACCCCGATATGATGGAGGTGGGCAATGGCATGACTGAAGCTGAAGACCGTTCGCATTTTTCAATGTGGGCTATGTTGGCAGCGCCCCTTATTGCTGGTAACGATATACGCAATATGTCGGAAGCTACCAGAAAAATTCTCACCAATAAGGCCGTGATAGCAGTCGATCAGGACGAGCTAGGCGTACAGGGCTTTAAATATTCCAGTAAAAATGGCGTAGAGGTTTGGTTTAAACCGTTGGCGAATGATGAGTGGGCAATGGCTGTACTCAACCGAAATAAAGGTGAAGTTAAATTCGAGTTTAAGTGGCGTAATGAAGTGGTTAAAGATGAGCTGACGCATCGCACTATTACGTTCAACGAGCAAAAATTTGACTGGCAAGATTTGTGGAATAAATCCAACAAGGGCCATACCAAAAAATTCCTAAAAACAAAAATAGCTGGGCACGATACGCTGATGTTTAGGCTAACGCCGGCTAAAAACTAG
- a CDS encoding pyrimidine/purine nucleoside phosphorylase, which yields MLEVNTYFDGTVKSIAFQTATLPATVGVMAKGEYTFGTDCKEIMTVVSGELIVQLPNQEEWQTFIDGQTFEVEANQSFNLKVPVETAYLCKYIR from the coding sequence ATGTTAGAAGTCAATACTTACTTTGACGGTACAGTTAAATCTATCGCCTTTCAAACTGCCACTCTACCCGCTACCGTTGGCGTTATGGCTAAAGGCGAATACACCTTTGGTACAGACTGCAAAGAAATTATGACCGTTGTCAGTGGCGAATTAATTGTACAACTGCCAAATCAAGAAGAATGGCAAACATTTATTGATGGCCAAACCTTTGAAGTAGAGGCGAACCAATCTTTTAACTTAAAAGTACCGGTAGAAACTGCTTACCTTTGTAAATACATACGCTAG